The Palaeococcus ferrophilus DSM 13482 nucleotide sequence GGGCCTCCTTGAGTGGGAGGAAGAAGTTCCTCCTTATGGTTAGATTGTAGTCCATGGTGACGGGGTTACCCGACTGGTAGGTGTCCGTGACGGGAACCCTCCTCACCTTAGCGCCAAGGAAGTAGATTACTGCCGCCACTATGAGGCCCGCGATGAGGTATATGAGTATTGCCAGCGCGTTGTACTTACCGAAGCCGAGGTCGAGGACGAAGAGGTTGCCGCCGATGATCTCCTTGCCAAACATCTTGTTGAGTTCCTTGGCGACAAGACCCGGCGCTATACCAAGTACCACGTTGAAGAGCGCCAGTATCGTCATCGCTATCGCCAGTGGGAGCGGAGCATCTTTCGTGTCGTCGAGGTCGGTTGGTCTTTGCCCGAACCACACCGCGTAGGTGAACCTTATGAGGTAGACGAAACCTATGGCACTTCCGAAGAACACCATGCCGCCGAGTATGGGCAGGTTCTGGCTTATAACTGCCTCAAAGAGCACCCATTTGCTGGCAAAACCGACCAGCGGGGGTATTCCCGCGAGGCTCAATATGGCCACGAAGGCCATGGCGAAGGTGAAGGGCATCTTCTCCGCCAGACCACCCATGTCGGCGAAAGTGGTTTTGCCCGTGCGGTGAACGATGGTAGCCACTATGAGGAAGAACAGGCCCTTGAACAGCGCGTGGCTGAGGGCGTGGAACAAAGCAGCCTGCATGCTGAGAGCAGTTCCCACGCCGATGCCCACGAGTATGTAGCCCACCTGGCTTATACTCGAGTAGGCGAAGAGCTTCCTTATGTCCTCCTGCAAAGCGGCGAGCAGACCGCCGACGATTATGGTGAGACCTCCAAGGAAGGCTATTATGTAGCCAAACTTGGATGCGCTCCTGAAGGCGCCGAACTCAACCGCGAGTCTCGTGCCTATGAGGATGTACATGAGGATGAAGCCGTAGACACCGGCCTTGCTGAGAACTCCGCTGAACATTGAGGTGTAGCTCTGGTTGGTCTCGGAGTAGGCATCTGGCGCCCACACGTGAAGTGGGAACATCCCGGCCTTAACGCCAAAGGCCACGAGGAACAGTCCAAAGAGCGCCATTAGCTCCGTGGAGCTGAAAGTGGCCTGGCCGCCGAGCATTTTGGCGTAGGCGTCCTGAGCAAAAACCGTCTGAACAGCGCCGAAGTCAAAGCTTCCCACTTTGGCGTAGATGAAGGTTATTGCTATAAGCATCGCGTATGCCCCGGCAACGCTGAGCAGGAAGTACTTGAGGGACGCGGAGCGGTTGTAGTGGAGTACCATCATGAAGCTGGCGAAGGTCATGACCTCCCAGAAGATGAAGAAGGTCATGAGGTCCGCGGCCAGGAAAACACCTAGCACTCCGCTGAGGCTCATTAACGCGAACAGCCACTCGTAGCTGTCCTTCGCCGTTGATACGAGGGCGAGGACCGCGCTGAAGCCAACGAGGACCGCTATGCCAACGAAGAACCAGTTGAGCTGGCCGAGTCTAAAGGTGATGTCAAAGACCCCGAGGTTTACGGCGAATGAGATACCCTCAGAGGCCCTCTCGTAGAGCATGGCGGTATAGGCAAGGGGCACAGCTGCTCCTATGAGGCCTATTGCCTCCTTTATTCCCTTAACGTCAAGGAGCCAAGCGAGGGCTCCCGCCACAAGGGGAGCGAATACGATAAGAGCGAGTTCGTTAATCATGCTCCCACCCCCATCAGTGGAACGTTCTTGATGTAGTTGGCCACGTTAAAGACGTCGCTTCCTGCCTTCTGGACAATGTTCCAGAGCGGCTCCGGGTAGAGACCTATTACGATGATGGCCGCCACGAGGAGGAGCATTACCACCCCGAGGACAAGGTTCTCGCTGAGCCTCTCGCCCTCCCCCGTGAACCACATCGTGTGGATGAGCCTTATGTAATACGCCGCCTCCACGATGCTGGCTAATAAGACAAGGGCGACAACCCACGCGTAGTTTGCCTCCATGGCGGCCATTATAATCTGCATCTTGCTCCAGAAGGCGTTAAAGAGCGGTATTCCCATGACGGCCACTGCTCCAACGGTTATGCTGAAAGCCGTCAGAGGCATCCTCTTCCCAAGTCCCTGGAAGTCCTCGATGGCAGTCCCTCCAAGGGTTATCCCCACGTAGCCGACCGCCAGGAAGAGGAGGGCCTTGATTATCGCGTGGTTGACCATGTGGAATACCGCCGCACTGACACCGCCGGCGGTGCCGAGGGAGAACGCTACAGCTATGAAGCCGACCTGGGCGATACTTGAGTATGCTACCATCCTCTTAACGTCCCTCTGGCGCAGTGCTGAAAGCTCGCCGATTATTACCGTCAGGGTGCCCATTATGATGAGGAGCCTCGCCACGTTCGCCCATCCCGATGCCGCACCAAGGACGTAGAGGATTCTCGCTATGGCGTAGAGGCCCGCCTTGACCACGAAGGCCGAGAACATGGCCGTTATCGGGTGCGGTGCCGCCTGGTAGGCATCGGGTGCCCATGCGTTGAGCGGGAAGAGCTCGGCCTCAACAGCCAAGCCGAATATTATGAGGGCCAGCGCCGCCTGGGCCACGGTAGCGTTCATCTTGCCTGCGAGGAGGGCTATGTGCGCGAGGTTGAGCGTCCCAAGGGAACCGTAGAGGAGGGCAACTCCAACGAGGAAGAAGCTCGAGCCTATTCCTCCAAGGAGCATGTACTTAAGTCCCGCCTCGCTCGCCTCTCCGGTCTTGTTGTAGGCCGTGAGAGCGTAGGCACTTATTGCGGTTATCTCCATGAAGACGAAAAGGTTGAATATGTCTCCCGTCGCTATCATGCCCGTTGCTCCGAGCATCAGCAGGAGGAAGAGCATGGCGTACTTGTCCTTCGGCTCAACGTTGATGGCTTTCATGCTGAATATGGACATGAAGAAGCTTGCCAGTGCAACTATGAGCACGAAGAGCGCCGCGAAGTGGCCTATGTAGAGGTTGATTCCAACGGGGGGCCTGAAACCGCCGGCCATGACTATTATCGGCTTTCCGGTAGTGTAGACCTCCCTGAACACCCACCCTGCTATCCCCGCTTGAAGGGCGGTCACGAGGACGAGGAAGGGCATTATGGTGCTCCTGCTGAACCTCTTGAGTACGGGGATGAAGAACGCACTGATAAGCGGGAGCGCGATTAAAAGTGACGCGTACTGGCTCATCCTCTCAACCTCCTTATCTTTTCAGCGTCGAGGGTTTTGTACTTCTCATAGAGGTTTATCACAATCGTAAGGGCTAGGGCAGTTGTCGCAACACCGATAACGATTGCCGTGAGGACGAGCGCCTGGGGAATCGGGTCAACGGCGTTGGATGGACCGATGCCCTCGCTAAGTATCGGAGCGCTCCTTCCGCTAACGTAGCCGACGCTTATGAGGAGGAGGTTAACGCCGGTCTCCATTATGCTGAGCCCCACGAGCATCTTGAGCACGTTCCTCTTGACGAGTACCGCGTAGAAGCCTATGAGGATCAGTGCTATCGCGCCGAAGTAGTAAGCGCTGATCATTCGCTCACCTCCTCTTTGACCATGTTGTCCACGATTCCCGTGAGCTCCGTGCCGACCTTGAGACCTATGAGCGTGTAGATTACGGGGATGAACCCGGCGCTGAAGAGCCTGCCGATGTTGCCGTGTCCCCATCCCCACGTCTGCCATATCCAGTCAAAGAGGAAGTACCCGCCTATGGCGAGGCCTATGAGGCCGACCGTCACGTAGCCCATACCCGCGAGGCCCTCGAGGGGCTCGAAGACCCTGTGCTCTATCTCATAGCTCGTGAAGGCCAGGTAGAGCATGAGGAAGGCCGTCGCTATAGTCGCTCCACCGGGGAAACCCCCTCCCGGGGTGAGGTGTCCGTGGATGAATATGTAGGCACCGAATAGCATTATGAACGGTAGGAGAATCCTTGCTCCCGTCTTTAGAACAACGGAACCCTCCGTTCTCGCGGTCCTCTCCTTCTTCCTCCTCCAGAGGAGTGCTCCAACGCCGGTCGAGGCTATGAAGAGAACGGTGACCTCACCGAGGGTGTCGAACCCACGGTAGTTCACCACTACCGCGGTGACTGTGTTGACCGCTCCCGTCTCCATCATGACGTTGTTGAGGTAGTACTTGCCGACGAGCATCCTGTCCGCTCCGAAGTCAACACCCGAAAGGGCGCTGGCCATCCAGAGGCCGATGAACAGGAGGGTGATTATAGCAAACGCCCTCTTAAGCACGCTCACCATCTCATCCACCACCCTACACCTTCTTCCTCGCTTTCAAACCTCTCCGTGCGCTTTATGGCGAATATGAACACTGCAGCACTCATGGCCGCGCCTATGGCCGCCTCCGTCATTGCCACGTCAGGCGCCTGAAGGAAGAAGAACAGCACTGACGCGAAGAGACTTACAGCGGCCATTCCGACCACTGCCGCAAGGAGGTCCCTCCACTCAACGGCGAATATCGCGGAGAGAACCATCATGGCCACAATGATGTACTCTATACAGGTTATGCAGTTCATTCCTCTCCCCCCTCCTTATTTTCAGCCCCCAGGGCCTCCTTGTATCTGTCAACGACGCTACCCTCCCAGAGGGGGATGCCGCTCTTGTAGGCTGCCCTTATGAGGGCGTGGGCACTGATGGGATTGGTCAGCAGGAGAAAGACCGCGATGACGATGGTCTTTGGAAGCCAGGCGTAGCTTCCCACGTGGTCAATGGCCCACACTCCGGTTCCCACTATGACTCCAAGGGAACCGAGAGTGGCGCTCTTTGTGGCAGTCTGCATCCTGTTGTAAACGTCGGGCATCCTGATCAGGCCGAGAGTTGAGAGCAGGTAGAAGATCGTCCCGAAGATGACAAGGAACTCTCCGATGTAGCTCGCTATCATATCCCTCCCTCCAGGTAGCGCGCGAAGGCTATCACTCCAAGGAACGCGAGAACCGCGTAGACGAGGGCCACGTCGAGGAATATGGCTCTTCTGTAGTAGAGCGCGAAGAGCACCATGAGTCCCGCGGTGATGGTGGTCATAATGTCAACCGCGACGAGCCTATCCACAGTGGTCGGTCCCCTGAAAACGCGGTACATGCTGAGGAGCGTCGCTATGGCTATGAGGGCGAGGTAAATGTTTACGCCTATCATGGGAATATCACCTTTAGGAACTTTTCAAAGGGCTTAGTTATGTTCTCGGAGGCACCTTCAACGCTCGCGTCCTTAACGTCTATCCAGTGGATGAAGTACCTGTCTCCCTTGACGTCGAGGGTTATGGTTCCCGGCGTCAGGGTTATCGAGTTCGCGAGGGCGAGCTTCCCGAGGTCGTTGTCGAGAACGGTTTTGCACTCAACGATTCCGGGGTTTATGGGTCTCTTGGGGTGGAGAACGCGGTAGGCAACGTCGAGGTTAGCCATGAGCATCGCCCACAGGAAGTAGGGCACGTACGCTATCGCATAGGCGACCCTCTTGGGGTGGAGGTTGGCCAGTCCGCTCTCCGTGAAGATGCTGTAGGTCAGTGCGCCCACTATGAGTGAAAGGACGAGGCCTATCTCAAGTTCCTGTATATCCAAGCTGCTCGTCAGAAAAATCCAAATAACAAATAACACAATCACTGTGTAGAGATAACGGCTTATCCTGCTTGCTTCTCCCATTCACAACCCTCCAGGCACTTAAATTTGAAAGTTTTTACACACTAGCTAACCCTTGGTTCAGAATTTACCTATATAAACTTTATCAACAGAACTCCTAGTTTTAAACTCAAAGTTCTGAACGTTAAGGCCCTT carries:
- a CDS encoding monovalent cation/H+ antiporter complex subunit F; protein product: MIGVNIYLALIAIATLLSMYRVFRGPTTVDRLVAVDIMTTITAGLMVLFALYYRRAIFLDVALVYAVLAFLGVIAFARYLEGGI
- a CDS encoding proton-conducting transporter transmembrane domain-containing protein; this encodes MINELALIVFAPLVAGALAWLLDVKGIKEAIGLIGAAVPLAYTAMLYERASEGISFAVNLGVFDITFRLGQLNWFFVGIAVLVGFSAVLALVSTAKDSYEWLFALMSLSGVLGVFLAADLMTFFIFWEVMTFASFMMVLHYNRSASLKYFLLSVAGAYAMLIAITFIYAKVGSFDFGAVQTVFAQDAYAKMLGGQATFSSTELMALFGLFLVAFGVKAGMFPLHVWAPDAYSETNQSYTSMFSGVLSKAGVYGFILMYILIGTRLAVEFGAFRSASKFGYIIAFLGGLTIIVGGLLAALQEDIRKLFAYSSISQVGYILVGIGVGTALSMQAALFHALSHALFKGLFFLIVATIVHRTGKTTFADMGGLAEKMPFTFAMAFVAILSLAGIPPLVGFASKWVLFEAVISQNLPILGGMVFFGSAIGFVYLIRFTYAVWFGQRPTDLDDTKDAPLPLAIAMTILALFNVVLGIAPGLVAKELNKMFGKEIIGGNLFVLDLGFGKYNALAILIYLIAGLIVAAVIYFLGAKVRRVPVTDTYQSGNPVTMDYNLTIRRNFFLPLKEALAFWLRISFDRLYRDIGAWVEDLAEVLRNYIYNGNVQSYAWYLLIILLILAMWGV
- a CDS encoding proton-conducting transporter transmembrane domain-containing protein; its protein translation is MSQYASLLIALPLISAFFIPVLKRFSRSTIMPFLVLVTALQAGIAGWVFREVYTTGKPIIVMAGGFRPPVGINLYIGHFAALFVLIVALASFFMSIFSMKAINVEPKDKYAMLFLLLMLGATGMIATGDIFNLFVFMEITAISAYALTAYNKTGEASEAGLKYMLLGGIGSSFFLVGVALLYGSLGTLNLAHIALLAGKMNATVAQAALALIIFGLAVEAELFPLNAWAPDAYQAAPHPITAMFSAFVVKAGLYAIARILYVLGAASGWANVARLLIIMGTLTVIIGELSALRQRDVKRMVAYSSIAQVGFIAVAFSLGTAGGVSAAVFHMVNHAIIKALLFLAVGYVGITLGGTAIEDFQGLGKRMPLTAFSITVGAVAVMGIPLFNAFWSKMQIIMAAMEANYAWVVALVLLASIVEAAYYIRLIHTMWFTGEGERLSENLVLGVVMLLLVAAIIVIGLYPEPLWNIVQKAGSDVFNVANYIKNVPLMGVGA
- a CDS encoding Na(+)/H(+) antiporter subunit B — encoded protein: MLKRAFAIITLLFIGLWMASALSGVDFGADRMLVGKYYLNNVMMETGAVNTVTAVVVNYRGFDTLGEVTVLFIASTGVGALLWRRKKERTARTEGSVVLKTGARILLPFIMLFGAYIFIHGHLTPGGGFPGGATIATAFLMLYLAFTSYEIEHRVFEPLEGLAGMGYVTVGLIGLAIGGYFLFDWIWQTWGWGHGNIGRLFSAGFIPVIYTLIGLKVGTELTGIVDNMVKEEVSE
- a CDS encoding DUF4040 domain-containing protein, yielding MNCITCIEYIIVAMMVLSAIFAVEWRDLLAAVVGMAAVSLFASVLFFFLQAPDVAMTEAAIGAAMSAAVFIFAIKRTERFESEEEGVGWWMRW
- the mnhG gene encoding monovalent cation/H(+) antiporter subunit G; translated protein: MIASYIGEFLVIFGTIFYLLSTLGLIRMPDVYNRMQTATKSATLGSLGVIVGTGVWAIDHVGSYAWLPKTIVIAVFLLLTNPISAHALIRAAYKSGIPLWEGSVVDRYKEALGAENKEGGEE
- a CDS encoding Na+/H+ antiporter subunit E, which translates into the protein MGEASRISRYLYTVIVLFVIWIFLTSSLDIQELEIGLVLSLIVGALTYSIFTESGLANLHPKRVAYAIAYVPYFLWAMLMANLDVAYRVLHPKRPINPGIVECKTVLDNDLGKLALANSITLTPGTITLDVKGDRYFIHWIDVKDASVEGASENITKPFEKFLKVIFP
- a CDS encoding NADH-quinone oxidoreductase subunit K is translated as MISAYYFGAIALILIGFYAVLVKRNVLKMLVGLSIMETGVNLLLISVGYVSGRSAPILSEGIGPSNAVDPIPQALVLTAIVIGVATTALALTIVINLYEKYKTLDAEKIRRLRG